The following coding sequences lie in one Mercenaria mercenaria strain notata chromosome 5, MADL_Memer_1, whole genome shotgun sequence genomic window:
- the LOC123558746 gene encoding EMILIN-2-like codes for MINGDEFSYRGHWSSDKNDYQEDDGHTGVRLNPKPAKPPAFMVQLSNTSVSPSGGGTITFDNVKTNVGKYYKPNPGIFVVPFNGTYSFTLNIASFDNVALAIMANNVVHGWTGRQRS; via the exons ATGATAAATGGAGATGAGTTTAGTTATAGAGGACACTGGAGTTCCGACAAAAATGATTACCAAGAGGATGATGGCCATACTGGCGTACGGCTTAATCCTAAACCAg ctaAGCCCCCAGCTTTTATGGTACAACTTTCGAACACTTCCGTCAGTCCATCGGGAGGTGGCACTATAACCTTTGATAACGTCAAAACCAATGTCGGTAAATACTACAAGCCAAACCCTGGGATTTTTGTTGTGCCCTTCAACGGCACCTACAGCTTTACTCTTAATATAGCTTCCTTTGACAAC GTCGCACTTGCAATCATGGCCAACAATGTGGTACATGGTTGGACAGGTAGACAACGAAGTTAA